The segment TCTTATCAGCAGTGATGTGGAAAAGAAATATATAAATTCCGCAGGAGGATATTATCACCTGAACAGACCTTTAACCCATCTGGTTTTGAGTCTGGTAATGAATCATGACGGCGATCCGATCTCAGTTTATAACTCTTTCAGTGAATTTGGTCATCTTCAGGATAATATCAAGCCGGTGGAAAGTTATTATGCTGAGCTGGATGAGCTTTATGAGCATCTGCGCAAGAAATGCGAGGGTGTATATGCTAAGCCCGGAGTTCATGATGTGGTGCTGGATGCCGATCTGGCGGGGATATTATCTCATGAAGCCATAGGGCACACTACTGAGGCGGATTTTGTGCTGAAAGGTTCGATTGCCGGTGACCTGCTGGGAAAGAAAGTAGCATCAGAGAAGGTTACTTTAGTTGATGTGGCTCACACTTATAAATATGAACTTTGCCCTGTACCCGTATTTGTAGATGACGAGGGCACGATCGCAGAAGATGCTGTGATCATCAGAGACGGAGTGCTGGAAAAATTCATGCACAGTCGTGATACTGCCCAAAGACTAAATATGCAGCCTCTAGGCAATGCCAGGGCTTATGGATATTATGATGAACCGCTGGTGCGTATGAGAAATACCATGATCCTGCCTGGTAACTCAAAGCTGGAGGATATGATAGCTGATGTGAAGGATGGTTATTATCTGATCAGGTCTTCAAATGGACAGGCAGATACAACTTCAGAATTCATGTTCGGTGTAGTATTGGGTTATGAGATCAAAAATGGTAAACTGGAAAAAGCGATCAGAGATATGACGATCAGCGGAGTGGCATTTGATGTGCTGAAATCCGTAAAAGCAATATCCGAAGAATACAAATTTGGGGTTGGCACCTGCGGCAAGAAACAAGGTATTGCAGTAGGAATGGGTGGTCCTGCCATCCGCTGCAGAGTGAATATTGGAGGTCAGCAATGAAAAACGATCACATAATGCAGGAAATAATCAATAAATTACTGGAAAGGGGAGCAGATAAAGTAACCCTCATTCTTATTGAAACACGGATGGAAGAATTGCAGTTTGAATATAATGAGATCGACCTGCTGCGGGGATATGATGAAAACAGCTTGAGTATAAAAGTGATCAAGGATAATAAACTGGCAAGCACCAGTCTTAACCAGATGGATGAAGCTGCTCTGGAAGCAGCTATGGATCAGGTACTGGCAGATGCGGAAAATTCCCAGCCGGATGAGGCTCATGACATCTCACCCTTTCAGGAAGCTGGCAGCAATATAATAGGAGAGTTGGAGCCTGACCGCGATAGAATGTATTTCCTTATAAATGAATTTCTGGAAGAACGGCAGGTAAATTACCCTACTTTAATGGCGGAAGGCACTTTGGTACATTATCTCAGCCAGGAAAGATATCTTAATTCCAATGGCGTTGATTTTCGGGAAACTCAAGGTGGATATATATATACTCTGATGTTTTCCTCCCGGTTAGGTGATAAGGTGAGTTCCTTTAATTATACTTATAATATCTCACGTGATCTTAAGAAGTCATTTCTGGAAGTGGGAATGACCCGTGACCTGATCGAGCAGTCAATAGCTTCCATGGAATGCAGGCATATACCGGACACCTTCAAAGGCGATGTGATCCTGGTGCCGGGACTGGTGAAGGAATTCTGGGATTCTCTGATCTTGAACCAGATTTCAGATAGTCCTTTGATCAATGACAGTAGTGTATTGAAAGGCAAAATCGGCGAAAAAGTGCTGCACGAAAGCATTAATCTTTGCAGTGATC is part of the Candidatus Stygibacter australis genome and harbors:
- a CDS encoding TldD/PmbA family protein, translated to MKNDHIMQEIINKLLERGADKVTLILIETRMEELQFEYNEIDLLRGYDENSLSIKVIKDNKLASTSLNQMDEAALEAAMDQVLADAENSQPDEAHDISPFQEAGSNIIGELEPDRDRMYFLINEFLEERQVNYPTLMAEGTLVHYLSQERYLNSNGVDFRETQGGYIYTLMFSSRLGDKVSSFNYTYNISRDLKKSFLEVGMTRDLIEQSIASMECRHIPDTFKGDVILVPGLVKEFWDSLILNQISDSPLINDSSVLKGKIGEKVLHESINLCSDPTSEDLANSYFSTKDGFRAEKVEIIGSGMLQNYLLSYYGSRKTGLPMSKARGCLIMSPGKDKLADMIKNVKKGLLVVRFSGGGVSLNCDFSGVAKNSYYIENGEIMYPVNETMISGNLLQLFNNIEGISDQILNNGDSKMPWLHCSGVTISK
- a CDS encoding TldD/PmbA family protein, with amino-acid sequence MFDLDLKKYQSQFSDYGELRLQKNSDSYIIINKSDVVWNTNKSSSGLSVRTGRGGIWGFSSSGEINDSGIKQCFKEAQNKLDWLAGKQQRTLPAINASAGYGEYLYRPHNKPLKANEKISFLLEMDNYLLKKYPDLSNRRFSLISSDVEKKYINSAGGYYHLNRPLTHLVLSLVMNHDGDPISVYNSFSEFGHLQDNIKPVESYYAELDELYEHLRKKCEGVYAKPGVHDVVLDADLAGILSHEAIGHTTEADFVLKGSIAGDLLGKKVASEKVTLVDVAHTYKYELCPVPVFVDDEGTIAEDAVIIRDGVLEKFMHSRDTAQRLNMQPLGNARAYGYYDEPLVRMRNTMILPGNSKLEDMIADVKDGYYLIRSSNGQADTTSEFMFGVVLGYEIKNGKLEKAIRDMTISGVAFDVLKSVKAISEEYKFGVGTCGKKQGIAVGMGGPAIRCRVNIGGQQ